gcctgcctctctgtctgcttgtgatctctgtctgtcaaatcaacaaataaaatcttaaaaaaaaaaaaaatccagctcctaaatgaaaaagaaatgatgtaattaaaatttcagtatttttcacaACGAGTTAATGTAAGCATTGAATTGTTGAACATCCTCTCTGCTGACACCTTGGAAAAAGCGAGACAAGCAGACTTTGTGTGCACCTGATGAAAGAGCACATCAGCACCTAGAATATCATCAGAAATCTCTGATGCTGTGTCTGACCGACCCTCTGGATCCAGCGGTCAGCGGGCAGGAGCTGTAGGAAGCAGAGTGAGGTGCTGAACTGCACGGAGAATGCAATCTGCAAACTCCGGCCTGGAGCACTCTGCAGGGGGAATGGCTCACTATCTTCCACACCTTGTGAggagaagagagatggagaagaaacCTGCAGATTCAAAGGCCTAAACATATGAGCAAGACTAACCTCTAGCATTTAGAGAGGCACAcaggaatgactttttttttttttttaaactataaggAAACTCAAGGAGAGTAACCACTGTAAAAGTCAGGACAGCGGGTACTTTTGGAAGGAGGAGACGGTTGAGATCAGGATGGGGCCTCGGGCGGGTGTGCAGGAGAGGCTGGTTTCTTGGCCTGGGCGGTGATGTCAAGGTTGTTCCCTGTATCGTGATTTACTAAGCTTCACTGTATATTGGGGACTAGACGCAGACTGAGAACGGGTAACGCCAGCATCCCATGCCCGAGCCCACAGAGGCggagaggaaaggaaggctcCCGGGCCTCTATTCGCCGCCGGGTTTGGGAACGTGTCTCGGACTCACTGCAGGGGGCGCTGCAGACACGCCGGGACCGAACGCCGGGACCGAGGCCCGCACGGCGGTGCTGGGAGCCGGTTGGGGGACGCTCGGAGGCCTCTCTCCCCCGTGGGTCTGGCTCAGAACTAGAAGGAGAAGGGAACGAGGGGAAGGCTAGCAGGGAGGAGCCGGGAGGGCTGCGGGGATCCGGGGTGGGCGGGCCGGCGGGCAGGCCCGGGCGTGCGGACTGGGAGAACCAGCCCGGCAGGCGGCGTCGGGAGCAGGCGGCCCTCCCCGCGCGGCGGGGCTGGAGTTTGAGTTTGTTGCTCACAGAAAGCGCTGACTTCCCGGGTATGGCTTGGGCCTCCCACACCCTCACCCTCCAGGCCGGGAGGGAGGATGGAAGCCGGGGCTGCTCGTGTGGGGACAGATGAGGGCGGGGTTGGGGCTGCTGGCGGGAGTGGTGGCTGGGCCCAGCCTCCCCTTCGCACGCCCACTTGGCGGACTGGGAGCCGGAGGCGGCGGGTGTGCTGGGGCCAGGGTACCAGTGCCTCCAAAGTCCGCTCGAGCCGGCCCCGTGGGGAGCGGCCAGAGGCAGTGCCCACGCCCAAAGATTGCAGACTGACCGCCTACTCCCGCAAGCAGGGACACCGGCGACCCCTGGCCTGCGCCGCCCCAGGATGCTGGCAAGACGCCAGGAAAGGACCGAGAAGGACAGAGGACAGATGCCAGGCCCAAGGCCTTGTCCgccccctccagcccccgccTCCCCTCTGGGCAGCCCATGGGTGGCACGGACCTCCCAGGGACTCCGATGATACCGCAGGGACGTGAACTAAGCGGCGCTTCCGGCCGGCCGCGCCATCCTCCACTAGCCCGCCAGCGTAGAGCCGTGCCCCAACTGGTGCTGGACTAGGAGCCCAGcccccaatcccccacccccgcaattTCCTGCCATCGCTGCTGCTCCTGGACAGGTTTGAGCCGGTCTCCCAAGAGGCTGCAACTCAGGAATGCTGGGGATGGGCCAACGGTAGGGGAGGACACACCAGTGGCCCTGGGCAGTGAAGTGCCCTAGAAAAAGAACCGGCCTCACCTGGTACCTGAGATTCTCCCCACCCTACCCCGGTCGCCCTTCGGTTGAAggatccttccctcctccttcca
Above is a genomic segment from Mustela nigripes isolate SB6536 chromosome 4, MUSNIG.SB6536, whole genome shotgun sequence containing:
- the LOC132016440 gene encoding protein SPT2 homolog, with protein sequence MRQPLQWLMGLTQLGVGSSLVERRSWIGEQAGNHLSRQGGFQEEGASGQGEKNDYARRRLGLGAGRRLRTGNASIPCPSPQRRRGKEGSRASIRRRVWERVSDSLQGALQTRRDRTPGPRPARRCWEPVGGRSEASLPRGSGSELEGEGNEGKASREEPGGLRGSGVGGPAGRPGRADWENQPGRRRREQAALPARRGWSLSLLLTESADFPGTPATPGLRRPRMLARRQERTEKDRGQMPGPRPCPPPPAPASPLGSPWVARTSQGLR